The following are from one region of the Hippocampus zosterae strain Florida chromosome 9, ASM2543408v3, whole genome shotgun sequence genome:
- the LOC127607591 gene encoding E3 ubiquitin-protein ligase RNF123 isoform X1 encodes MSSKGSSGGGTTLSRRNYRLASDMDKPKSTGIVNERLLSDYLRHIFPSANQATVPPSLRKPLAFQDLDAHLETLLCEGETADDSAADREVEGRLGPQPVVLDHTGGFEGLLFVDDDLLGVIGHSNFSSIRATTCVYKGKWAYEVLISSQGLMQIGWCTLNCRFNQEEGVGDTPDSYAYDGNRVRKWNVVTTNYGKSWAAGDIVSCLIDLDDATIAFCLNGQSLGTAFADIKTGTGVAYFPAISLSFKESVAFNFGSRPLRYPCEGYLPLQDPPAADLLKAHKLLGFVKNVLSTRIDVQEERLVETDCSVWRLDGEATVLITLAHVFNHFAPLMCKVYLVEDVLMNFLLGILEGGGSVDEHPLIQQLLDLFWLLMEDYEVNECLKQLMMSLLRAYRFSPIIPDLGFQIHYLRLTTAVLRHEKSRKYLLNNCTFDVLRSVVFFYIKTPLRVKEAGLEELIPTTWWPTHFDKEGKDEREPKDESSDERLRRRAYERGCQRLKKRIEVVEELQVQILRLLLNNKDKSTGEASRYIFLNKFRKFLQENASNRGHPTALCPPEYMLCFLHRLITAVRACWDESCKKSPGSVSSDAAFVPPQLFYNGKVDYFDLQRLGGLLSHLKKTLKDDLASKANIIIDPAEIQAASMDDLDEDDESGAAQRPAGASAGGAPARPGWLSSPTLGRANRFLSTAAVSLMTPRRPLGQPEKVKVRALAMEQRTEEDIEGSHGNDGLLLGRPVDQSHQPVADKSLLEITDGIVMMYNLSVHQQLGKMVVVADDVHEYAAALKDTDEKIARCPPRRSDILEELHKSQKVFAEKLNHLSRRLAWINATIYSKEKMLDVYWLVRVCIGTIERADRTGSLFAFMPEFYLNVAMYAYNALKNYFSPASSMDQLPGYEETLTQLAAILAKHFADPRIVGTDIKDALMQALASYVCYPQSLRAVERIAEDQRVAMMRNLLAPYEQRPWAQTNWILVRLWRGCGFGYRYTRLPHLLKTKPEDANLPSLQKPCPSLLLQRHMARLLSADKDMAASFLNSVLNQLNWAFSEFIGMIQEIQQAAERPERNFVDTRQLKVCATCFDLSVSLLRVLEMTVTLVPEIFLDWSRPSAELLLRRLAQLLNQVLNRVTAEKNLFDRVVNLRLPGLESVDHYPILVAVTGILVRLLVDGDRHGTCRAACVLLSDPCFQLHSIQHLLSEAGDQSASLATLPSSSSTLVPSVAPHLPTGPSEHKHFSLNAYSDYISVEEKLKVESMLAFLTRESQKAATSTQPASEDDLCPICYAHSISAVFQPCSHKSCKACINQHLMNNKDCFFCKATITAVDDYCKPPTSS; translated from the exons ATGAGCTCCAAAGGCAGTAGCGGCGGCGGCACAACGTTGAGCCGCCGCAACTACAGATTGGCCTCGGACATGGACAAGCCCAAGTCCACCG GTATCGTCAACGAGAGGCTGCTGAGCGACTACTTGCGCCACATCTTCCCTTCTGCCAATCAGGCCACCGTTCCACCCTCCCTCAG GAAGCCTTTGGCCTTCCAGGATCTGGACGCTCACCTGGAAACGTTGTTGTGTGAAGGCGAAACGGCTGACGACAGCGCGG CAGACCGTGAGGTCGAAGGTCGTCTGGGTCCTCAGCCGGTGGTCCTGGACCACACCGGCGGCTTCGAGGGGCTCCTCTTTGTGGACGACGACCTGCTGGGG GTGATTGGCCACAGCAACTTCAGCTCCATCCGGGCCACCACCTGCGTTTACAAAG GCAAGTGGGCGTACGAGGTGCTGATTTCGTCGCAGGGTCTGATGCAGATCGGCTGGTGCACGCTCAACTGCCGCTTCAACCAAGAG GAGGGTGTCGGCGACACGCCCGACTCGTACGCCTACGATGGGAACCGAGTGCGCAAGTGGAACGTGGTCACCACCAATTACGGCAAG TCGTGGGCAGCGGGCGACATCGTCAGCTGTCTGATCGACCTGGACGATGCCACCATCGCCTTCTGCCT GAACGGCCAATCGCTCGGTACGGCGTTTGCCGACATCAAGACTGGAACCGGTGTGGCTTACTTCCCCGCCATCAGCCTGTCCTTCAAGGAGTCGGTGGCCTTCAATTTCGGAAGCCGGCCACTCCG GTACCCGTGCGAGGGCTACCTGCCCCTGCAGGATCCGCCTGCCGCCGACTTACTCAAGGCTCACAAGCTGCTGGGCTTCGTCAAGAACGTCCTGTCCACGCGCATCGACGTGCAG GAGGAGCGGCTGGTGGAGACGGATTGTTCGGTGTGGAGACTCGACGGCGAGGCGACCGTACTGATCACGCTGGCGCACGTCTTCAACCACTTTGCTCCTCTGATG TGCAAAGTGTACCTGGTGGAGGACGTGCTGATGAACTTCCTGCTGGGGATCCTGGAGGGCGGCGGTTCCGTGGACGAGCATCCGCTCATTCAGCAGCTGCTCGACCTCTTCTGGCTCCTCATGGAG GACTACGAGGTGAACGAGTGTCTGAAGCAGTTGATGATGTCGCTGCTGAGGGCCTACCGCTTCTCCCCGATCATCCCCGACCTCGGCTTCCAG ATCCACTACCTTCGTCTGACCACGGCCGTCCTGCGTCACGAGAAGTCCAGGAAGTACTTGCTCAACAAC TGCACGTTTGACGTGTTGCGCTCGGTGGTGTTCTTCTACATCAAGACTCCGCTGCGGGTGAAGGAGGCGGGGCTCGAGGAGCTGATCCCCACCACCTGGTGGCCCACGCATTTTGACAAGGAG GGAAAAGATGAGCGTGAGCCCAAAGACGAGAGTTCAGATGAGCGTCTGCGGCGGCGAGCTTACGAGCGAGGATGTCAGCGGCTGAAAAAAAGAATCGAAG tggtggAGGAGTTGCAGGTGCAGATCCTCCGGCTGCTGCTcaacaacaaagacaagagCACA GGCGAAGCGTCCCGCTACATTTTCCTCAACAAGTTCCGCAAATTCCTGCAAGAGAACGCCAGCAACCGAGGG CATCCCACTGCCCTGTGCCCCCCCGAGTACATGCTGTGCTTCCTGCACCGCCTGATCACGGCCGTGCGCGCCTGCTGGGATGAAAGCTGTAAGAAGAGTCCGGGCAGCGTCAGCAGTGACG CGGCGTTTGTGCCGCCGCAGCTCTTCTACAACGGGAAGGTGGACTACTTTGACCTACAGCGGCTGGGCGGGCTGCTGTCACACCTCAAGAAAACGCTCAAAG ACGACCTGGCGAGTAAGGCCAACATCATCATCGACCCCGCCGAGATCCAAGCGGCGTCCATGGACGACCTGGATGAGGACGACGAGAGCGGCGCGGCGCAG AGGCCGGCGGGGGCGTCGGCGGGCGGCGCCCCGGCTCGGCCTGGCTGGTTGAGCTCGCCCACCCTGGGCCGCGCCAACCGCTTCCTCAGCACCGCCGCTGTCAGCCTCATGACCCCAAGGCGACCCCTCGGCCAGCCCGAGAAGGTCAAAGTACGCGCCCTCGCCATGGAGCAGCGCACCGAGGAGGACA tCGAAGGTAGCCACGGCAACGACGGCCTGTTGCTTGGGCGACCCGTCGACCAATCGCATCAGCCCGTGGCCGACAAATCGCTTCTGGAAATCACCGACGGGATCGTCATGATGTACAACCTCAGCGTACATCAGCAGCTGGGAAAG aTGGTGGTGGTGGCCGATGACGTCCACGAGTACGCAGCGGCCCTCAAAGACACTGATGAGAAGATCGCCCGATGCCCGCCGAGA AGATCGGACATCTTGGAGGAACTTCACAAGAGTCAGAAGGTCTTTGCCGAGAAGTTGAATCATCTCAGCAGGAGGTTGGCCTGGATCAACGCCACCATCTACTCCAAG GAGAAGATGTTGGACGTGTATTGGCTGGTGCGCGTGTGCATCGGCACCATCGAGCGCGCCGATCGCACGGGCTCGCTGTTCGCCTTTATGCCCGAGTTCTACCTCAACGTGGCCATGTACGCCTACAACGCGCTCAAGAACTACTTCAGTCCCGCCAGCAGCATGGACCAGCTGCCAG GCTATGAAGAAACGTTGACTCAGCTGGCAGCCATTCTCGCCAAACACTTTGCGGATCCACGCATCGTTGGAACAg ACATCAAAGACGCATTGATGCAGGCGCTGGCCAGCTACGTCTGCTACCCGCAGTCCCTCAGGGCAGTGGAGAGGATCGCCGAGGACCA ACGTGTGGCCATGATGAGGAACCTGTTGGCCCCCTACGAGCAGAGACCCTGGGCGCAGACCAACTGGATCCTGGTCCGGCTGTGGCGG GGCTGCGGTTTCGGCTACAGGTACACGCGCCTGCCGCACCTCCTCAAGACCAAACCCGAGGACGCCAACCTGCCCAGCCTCCAGA AGCCGTGTCCATCGCTGCTGCTCCAGAGACACATGGCCCGGCTGCTGAGCGCCGACAAAGACATGGCCGCCTCTTTCCTCAACAGCGTCCTCAATCAGCTCAACTGGGCCTTCTCCGAGTTCATCGGCATGATTCAGGAG ATTCAGCAGGCAGCTGAACGTCCAGAGAGGAACTTTGTGGACACGCGTCAGCTGAAG GTGTGCGCCACCTGCTTCGACCTGTCCGTCAGCCTGCTGAGGGTTCTGGAGATGACGGTCACGCTGGTCCCGGAGATCTTCCTGGACTGGTCGCGTCCGTCCGCTGAGCTGCTGCTGCGCCGCCTGGCTCAG TTGCTGAATCAGGTGTTAAATCGGGTAACGGCCGAGAAGAACCTCTTTGACCGCGTGGTGAACTTGCGATTGCCAG GTCTTGAGAGCGTGGACCACTACCCCATCCTGGTGGCCGTCACCGGAATCCTCGTTCGACTTCTTGTGGATGGCGACCGGCATGG gaCGTGTCGCGCGGCGTGCGTGCTACTGTCCGACCCGTGCTTCCAGCTTCACTCCATCCAGCATCTTCTCAGTGAGGCCGGCGACCAGTCGGCCTCACTGGCCACGctcccctcttcctcctccaccttgGTGCCCTCCGTGGCTCCGCACCTTCCCACCGGCCCGTCGGAGCACAAACATTTCTCCCTCAACGCAT aCAGCGACTACATCAGCGTGGAGGAGAAGCTGAAGGTGGAAAGCATGCTGGCCTTCCTCACCAGGGAATCGCAGAAGGCGGCGACCAGCACGCAG CCAGCCAGCGAGGATGACCTTTGCCCCATCTGCTATGCGCACTCCATTTCGGCCGTCTTTCAGCCCTGCTCGCACAAGTCCTGCAA ggCTTGCATCAATCAGCATCTGATGAACAACAAGGATTGTTTCTTCTGCAAGGCCACCATCACGGCAGTGGACGACTACTGCAAGCCCCCCACCTCTTCCTAG
- the amigo3 gene encoding amphoterin-induced protein 3, translating into MRAVLRDAAVAAAAISRTWPVVLLGLLQQTRSVGSSLASGHNSSREGGCLRAADILSCVGLGLDRPPADVPASVVTLDLSHNRLAALRGGSFEGLLRLRTVRLAHNRLTAILPGAFRNASGALLRHLDLSSNKLRVVEEASFRDLPGLEELLLFNNLLVTVERDAVAGLGALRSLYLSHNRLLEFPFLSIREHPGLLLLDLSWNRLPRLPLENLTSLPARLQQALYLHANPLVCECAMYRMFRLWELRGYPPVTQFRRDYTCLMYGVKGLSARFLPNFPQPCNASAVTPQPSDVAVNAGRPAMLHCSTALTGKHVAFFWVSPQQEYVSPPGNNGSLKMFVNGSLEIVAARAEDSGVYWCMARDTEGLRNETQEVNVTVVTRHADQDHDSFNTGFTTLLGCVVSLILVLMYLYLTPCRSRPCNKGAGPAANESAQSSILSPTPPATTEGPGRKVSTNRHVVFLEPVREQQNGRVRAAGAVQGHLGPGLLLEPEARQMLRRDAKFPDTSFVLP; encoded by the coding sequence ATGCGGGCCGTCCTTCGGgacgcggcggtggcggcggcggcgatatCCCGGACTTGGCCGGTGGTTCTGCTGGGCCTTCTCCAGCAGACGCGGTCGGTCGGGTCGTCCTTGGCGTCGGGACACAACTCGTCCCGCGAGGGCGGCTGCTTGCGCGCGGCCGACATCCTGAGCTGCGTCGGGCTCGGCTTGGATCGGCCGCCGGCGGACGTGCCCGCTTCCGTGGTCACTTTGGACCTAAGCCACAATCGCCTAGCGGCGCTTCGGGGGGGAAGCTTCGAGGGGCTGCTGCGTCTGCGCACCGTACGCCTGGCGCACAACCGTCTGACGGCCATCCTGCCGGGCGCTTTCCGAAACGCCTCCGGCGCGCTGCTGCGACACCTGGACTTGTCGTCCAATAAGCTGCGGGTCGTAGAGGAGGCCTCTTTCCGGGACCTTCCGGGCCTGGAGGAACTGCTGCTCTTCAACAACCTGCTGGTGACGGTGGAGCGCGACGCCGTGGCGGGATTGGGCGCCCTCCGCAGCCTCTACCTCAGCCACAACCGACTCCTGGAATTTCCCTTCTTGTCCATTCGAGAGCACCCCGGGCTGCTCTTGCTGGACCTGTCCTGGAATCGCCTGCCCCGGCTGCCCCTGGAGAACCTCACCAGCCTGCCGGCTAGACTGCAGCAGGCGCTTTACCTTCACGCCAACCCGCTGGTATGCGAGTGCGCCATGTACCGAATGTTCCGCCTGTGGGAGCTTCGAGGCTACCCGCCGGTGACCCAATTCCGGCGGGACTACACCTGCCTGATGTACGGGGTGAAGGGACTCTCGGCGCGCTTCCTCCCTAACTTCCCCCAACCTTGCAACGCTAGCGCCGTGACGCCGCAGCCGAGCGACGTGGCAGTGAACGCGGGTCGGCCGGCGATGCTCCACTGCAGCACCGCGCTGACGGGGAAGCACGTGGCCTTCTTCTGGGTCTCCCCGCAGCAGGAGTACGTGTCGCCGCCCGGCAACAACGGCTCGCTAAAGATGTTCGTCAACGGGAGCCTGGAGATCGTGGCGGCCCGAGCCGAGGACTCCGGGGTGTACTGGTGCATGGCGCGCGACACGGAGGGCCTGCGCAACGAGACGCAGGAAGTGAACGTGACGGTGGTGACGCGCCACGCCGACCAGGACCACGACTCCTTCAACACCGGGTTCACGACCCTGCTCGGGTGCGTGGTCAGCCTGATCCTGGTCCTCATGTACCTGTACCTGACACCGTGCCGCTCCAGGCCCTGCAACAAGGGGGCCGGCCCCGCTGCCAACGAGAGCGCCCAGTCCTCCATCCTCAGTCCCACCCCGCCCGCCACCACCGAGGGCCCGGGCCGAAAGGTCAGTACCAACAGACACGTGGTCTTTCTGGAGCCAGTCAGAGAGCAGCAGAACGGGCGGGTCAGGGCGGCGGGGGCGGTTCAAGGGCACCTGGGGCCGGGTTTGCTCCTGGAGCCCGAGGCGAGGCAAATGCTCCGGCGGGACGCCAAGTTTCCAGACACGTCCTTCGTGTTGCCCTAG
- the LOC127607591 gene encoding E3 ubiquitin-protein ligase RNF123 isoform X2 yields the protein MSSKGSSGGGTTLSRRNYRLASDMDKPKSTGIVNERLLSDYLRHIFPSANQATVPPSLRKPLAFQDLDAHLETLLCEGETADDSADREVEGRLGPQPVVLDHTGGFEGLLFVDDDLLGVIGHSNFSSIRATTCVYKGKWAYEVLISSQGLMQIGWCTLNCRFNQEEGVGDTPDSYAYDGNRVRKWNVVTTNYGKSWAAGDIVSCLIDLDDATIAFCLNGQSLGTAFADIKTGTGVAYFPAISLSFKESVAFNFGSRPLRYPCEGYLPLQDPPAADLLKAHKLLGFVKNVLSTRIDVQEERLVETDCSVWRLDGEATVLITLAHVFNHFAPLMCKVYLVEDVLMNFLLGILEGGGSVDEHPLIQQLLDLFWLLMEDYEVNECLKQLMMSLLRAYRFSPIIPDLGFQIHYLRLTTAVLRHEKSRKYLLNNCTFDVLRSVVFFYIKTPLRVKEAGLEELIPTTWWPTHFDKEGKDEREPKDESSDERLRRRAYERGCQRLKKRIEVVEELQVQILRLLLNNKDKSTGEASRYIFLNKFRKFLQENASNRGHPTALCPPEYMLCFLHRLITAVRACWDESCKKSPGSVSSDAAFVPPQLFYNGKVDYFDLQRLGGLLSHLKKTLKDDLASKANIIIDPAEIQAASMDDLDEDDESGAAQRPAGASAGGAPARPGWLSSPTLGRANRFLSTAAVSLMTPRRPLGQPEKVKVRALAMEQRTEEDIEGSHGNDGLLLGRPVDQSHQPVADKSLLEITDGIVMMYNLSVHQQLGKMVVVADDVHEYAAALKDTDEKIARCPPRRSDILEELHKSQKVFAEKLNHLSRRLAWINATIYSKEKMLDVYWLVRVCIGTIERADRTGSLFAFMPEFYLNVAMYAYNALKNYFSPASSMDQLPGYEETLTQLAAILAKHFADPRIVGTDIKDALMQALASYVCYPQSLRAVERIAEDQRVAMMRNLLAPYEQRPWAQTNWILVRLWRGCGFGYRYTRLPHLLKTKPEDANLPSLQKPCPSLLLQRHMARLLSADKDMAASFLNSVLNQLNWAFSEFIGMIQEIQQAAERPERNFVDTRQLKVCATCFDLSVSLLRVLEMTVTLVPEIFLDWSRPSAELLLRRLAQLLNQVLNRVTAEKNLFDRVVNLRLPGLESVDHYPILVAVTGILVRLLVDGDRHGTCRAACVLLSDPCFQLHSIQHLLSEAGDQSASLATLPSSSSTLVPSVAPHLPTGPSEHKHFSLNAYSDYISVEEKLKVESMLAFLTRESQKAATSTQPASEDDLCPICYAHSISAVFQPCSHKSCKACINQHLMNNKDCFFCKATITAVDDYCKPPTSS from the exons ATGAGCTCCAAAGGCAGTAGCGGCGGCGGCACAACGTTGAGCCGCCGCAACTACAGATTGGCCTCGGACATGGACAAGCCCAAGTCCACCG GTATCGTCAACGAGAGGCTGCTGAGCGACTACTTGCGCCACATCTTCCCTTCTGCCAATCAGGCCACCGTTCCACCCTCCCTCAG GAAGCCTTTGGCCTTCCAGGATCTGGACGCTCACCTGGAAACGTTGTTGTGTGAAGGCGAAACGGCTGACGACAGCGCGG ACCGTGAGGTCGAAGGTCGTCTGGGTCCTCAGCCGGTGGTCCTGGACCACACCGGCGGCTTCGAGGGGCTCCTCTTTGTGGACGACGACCTGCTGGGG GTGATTGGCCACAGCAACTTCAGCTCCATCCGGGCCACCACCTGCGTTTACAAAG GCAAGTGGGCGTACGAGGTGCTGATTTCGTCGCAGGGTCTGATGCAGATCGGCTGGTGCACGCTCAACTGCCGCTTCAACCAAGAG GAGGGTGTCGGCGACACGCCCGACTCGTACGCCTACGATGGGAACCGAGTGCGCAAGTGGAACGTGGTCACCACCAATTACGGCAAG TCGTGGGCAGCGGGCGACATCGTCAGCTGTCTGATCGACCTGGACGATGCCACCATCGCCTTCTGCCT GAACGGCCAATCGCTCGGTACGGCGTTTGCCGACATCAAGACTGGAACCGGTGTGGCTTACTTCCCCGCCATCAGCCTGTCCTTCAAGGAGTCGGTGGCCTTCAATTTCGGAAGCCGGCCACTCCG GTACCCGTGCGAGGGCTACCTGCCCCTGCAGGATCCGCCTGCCGCCGACTTACTCAAGGCTCACAAGCTGCTGGGCTTCGTCAAGAACGTCCTGTCCACGCGCATCGACGTGCAG GAGGAGCGGCTGGTGGAGACGGATTGTTCGGTGTGGAGACTCGACGGCGAGGCGACCGTACTGATCACGCTGGCGCACGTCTTCAACCACTTTGCTCCTCTGATG TGCAAAGTGTACCTGGTGGAGGACGTGCTGATGAACTTCCTGCTGGGGATCCTGGAGGGCGGCGGTTCCGTGGACGAGCATCCGCTCATTCAGCAGCTGCTCGACCTCTTCTGGCTCCTCATGGAG GACTACGAGGTGAACGAGTGTCTGAAGCAGTTGATGATGTCGCTGCTGAGGGCCTACCGCTTCTCCCCGATCATCCCCGACCTCGGCTTCCAG ATCCACTACCTTCGTCTGACCACGGCCGTCCTGCGTCACGAGAAGTCCAGGAAGTACTTGCTCAACAAC TGCACGTTTGACGTGTTGCGCTCGGTGGTGTTCTTCTACATCAAGACTCCGCTGCGGGTGAAGGAGGCGGGGCTCGAGGAGCTGATCCCCACCACCTGGTGGCCCACGCATTTTGACAAGGAG GGAAAAGATGAGCGTGAGCCCAAAGACGAGAGTTCAGATGAGCGTCTGCGGCGGCGAGCTTACGAGCGAGGATGTCAGCGGCTGAAAAAAAGAATCGAAG tggtggAGGAGTTGCAGGTGCAGATCCTCCGGCTGCTGCTcaacaacaaagacaagagCACA GGCGAAGCGTCCCGCTACATTTTCCTCAACAAGTTCCGCAAATTCCTGCAAGAGAACGCCAGCAACCGAGGG CATCCCACTGCCCTGTGCCCCCCCGAGTACATGCTGTGCTTCCTGCACCGCCTGATCACGGCCGTGCGCGCCTGCTGGGATGAAAGCTGTAAGAAGAGTCCGGGCAGCGTCAGCAGTGACG CGGCGTTTGTGCCGCCGCAGCTCTTCTACAACGGGAAGGTGGACTACTTTGACCTACAGCGGCTGGGCGGGCTGCTGTCACACCTCAAGAAAACGCTCAAAG ACGACCTGGCGAGTAAGGCCAACATCATCATCGACCCCGCCGAGATCCAAGCGGCGTCCATGGACGACCTGGATGAGGACGACGAGAGCGGCGCGGCGCAG AGGCCGGCGGGGGCGTCGGCGGGCGGCGCCCCGGCTCGGCCTGGCTGGTTGAGCTCGCCCACCCTGGGCCGCGCCAACCGCTTCCTCAGCACCGCCGCTGTCAGCCTCATGACCCCAAGGCGACCCCTCGGCCAGCCCGAGAAGGTCAAAGTACGCGCCCTCGCCATGGAGCAGCGCACCGAGGAGGACA tCGAAGGTAGCCACGGCAACGACGGCCTGTTGCTTGGGCGACCCGTCGACCAATCGCATCAGCCCGTGGCCGACAAATCGCTTCTGGAAATCACCGACGGGATCGTCATGATGTACAACCTCAGCGTACATCAGCAGCTGGGAAAG aTGGTGGTGGTGGCCGATGACGTCCACGAGTACGCAGCGGCCCTCAAAGACACTGATGAGAAGATCGCCCGATGCCCGCCGAGA AGATCGGACATCTTGGAGGAACTTCACAAGAGTCAGAAGGTCTTTGCCGAGAAGTTGAATCATCTCAGCAGGAGGTTGGCCTGGATCAACGCCACCATCTACTCCAAG GAGAAGATGTTGGACGTGTATTGGCTGGTGCGCGTGTGCATCGGCACCATCGAGCGCGCCGATCGCACGGGCTCGCTGTTCGCCTTTATGCCCGAGTTCTACCTCAACGTGGCCATGTACGCCTACAACGCGCTCAAGAACTACTTCAGTCCCGCCAGCAGCATGGACCAGCTGCCAG GCTATGAAGAAACGTTGACTCAGCTGGCAGCCATTCTCGCCAAACACTTTGCGGATCCACGCATCGTTGGAACAg ACATCAAAGACGCATTGATGCAGGCGCTGGCCAGCTACGTCTGCTACCCGCAGTCCCTCAGGGCAGTGGAGAGGATCGCCGAGGACCA ACGTGTGGCCATGATGAGGAACCTGTTGGCCCCCTACGAGCAGAGACCCTGGGCGCAGACCAACTGGATCCTGGTCCGGCTGTGGCGG GGCTGCGGTTTCGGCTACAGGTACACGCGCCTGCCGCACCTCCTCAAGACCAAACCCGAGGACGCCAACCTGCCCAGCCTCCAGA AGCCGTGTCCATCGCTGCTGCTCCAGAGACACATGGCCCGGCTGCTGAGCGCCGACAAAGACATGGCCGCCTCTTTCCTCAACAGCGTCCTCAATCAGCTCAACTGGGCCTTCTCCGAGTTCATCGGCATGATTCAGGAG ATTCAGCAGGCAGCTGAACGTCCAGAGAGGAACTTTGTGGACACGCGTCAGCTGAAG GTGTGCGCCACCTGCTTCGACCTGTCCGTCAGCCTGCTGAGGGTTCTGGAGATGACGGTCACGCTGGTCCCGGAGATCTTCCTGGACTGGTCGCGTCCGTCCGCTGAGCTGCTGCTGCGCCGCCTGGCTCAG TTGCTGAATCAGGTGTTAAATCGGGTAACGGCCGAGAAGAACCTCTTTGACCGCGTGGTGAACTTGCGATTGCCAG GTCTTGAGAGCGTGGACCACTACCCCATCCTGGTGGCCGTCACCGGAATCCTCGTTCGACTTCTTGTGGATGGCGACCGGCATGG gaCGTGTCGCGCGGCGTGCGTGCTACTGTCCGACCCGTGCTTCCAGCTTCACTCCATCCAGCATCTTCTCAGTGAGGCCGGCGACCAGTCGGCCTCACTGGCCACGctcccctcttcctcctccaccttgGTGCCCTCCGTGGCTCCGCACCTTCCCACCGGCCCGTCGGAGCACAAACATTTCTCCCTCAACGCAT aCAGCGACTACATCAGCGTGGAGGAGAAGCTGAAGGTGGAAAGCATGCTGGCCTTCCTCACCAGGGAATCGCAGAAGGCGGCGACCAGCACGCAG CCAGCCAGCGAGGATGACCTTTGCCCCATCTGCTATGCGCACTCCATTTCGGCCGTCTTTCAGCCCTGCTCGCACAAGTCCTGCAA ggCTTGCATCAATCAGCATCTGATGAACAACAAGGATTGTTTCTTCTGCAAGGCCACCATCACGGCAGTGGACGACTACTGCAAGCCCCCCACCTCTTCCTAG